One genomic segment of Aquipluma nitroreducens includes these proteins:
- a CDS encoding DMT family transporter, which produces MAVFKTEEWKGYVFALAGTIAFSSLYVFSKAGLNQVELAQFGFYYFGLGFLLNLIFVLASGKFRQFPGISKNVIGLLVVLGVIDILSNITFFMAIRAIPDPSITSFLGNLFPVFMTLLAISFLKERFSMIEAVGALMAIGGAFIISYSGELDWRKFFIPGTGFVVMNTFLAALVSIIVKKNVQKASPEVFNLNSNGWIFLFFLGYFIWSGQSVVIPAKAFQNIALGAFFGSFVALLSFFYSYRYITASRSSIIQSLKGIFVLAIAYFYLDKFPLAVQLWGGGITIAGVLVMTMAQAGFINVGKKRK; this is translated from the coding sequence ATGGCAGTATTTAAGACGGAAGAATGGAAAGGGTATGTATTTGCATTGGCTGGTACCATTGCCTTTTCGAGCCTGTATGTATTTAGTAAGGCTGGGTTAAATCAGGTTGAACTGGCTCAATTCGGGTTCTACTATTTTGGTTTGGGTTTTCTCCTGAACCTGATCTTTGTTCTGGCTTCAGGAAAATTCAGGCAGTTTCCCGGAATTTCAAAGAATGTAATCGGGTTGCTGGTGGTTTTAGGTGTAATTGATATTCTCTCAAACATTACCTTTTTCATGGCCATTCGTGCCATTCCTGATCCATCAATCACCTCATTTCTTGGGAATTTATTTCCGGTTTTCATGACACTTTTAGCGATTTCGTTTCTAAAGGAACGCTTCTCAATGATTGAAGCCGTTGGTGCGCTCATGGCTATTGGCGGAGCTTTTATTATTAGTTATTCAGGGGAACTTGACTGGCGGAAATTCTTTATCCCGGGGACTGGTTTTGTGGTGATGAATACTTTTCTTGCTGCTCTAGTTTCGATCATTGTGAAAAAGAACGTTCAAAAAGCAAGTCCTGAAGTTTTTAACCTGAACTCGAATGGCTGGATTTTTCTCTTCTTTTTGGGCTATTTTATTTGGAGCGGTCAATCTGTTGTTATTCCGGCTAAAGCCTTTCAAAACATTGCACTCGGGGCTTTCTTCGGTTCGTTTGTTGCATTGCTGTCGTTTTTCTATTCTTACAGGTATATCACTGCGTCCCGATCTTCCATTATCCAAAGTTTAAAAGGGATTTTTGTGCTGGCTATTGCGTATTTCTATTTAGATAAATTTCCGTTGGCCGTTCAGCTGTGGGGCGGGGGAATTACAATTGCCGGAGTATTGGTTATGACTATGGCTCAGGCTGGGTTTATCAATGTGGGAAAGAAGAGAAAATAG
- a CDS encoding carbohydrate kinase family protein, which yields MPKKIAAFGELLWDLLPNRKVLGGAPANFIYRINSFGDNGTLLSKVGNDKAGREAREALKRLGVSDENIQTDYEFPTGSVKVKIDNFGNADYNIITDVAYDHIEINAEMIDAFSQASCVCFGTLVQRYGISKNTLRELIHESPDVVKFLDINLRNNCYTAASIEESLKMANILKTNDEELLITKNLLNLKHENLKELAQETIEKYNLEIILCTLGSNGAFCLTNDDVFYYDSGYQISLGDTVGSGDAFSAGFVHYYMNDRPIEEALSFGNAAGAMVATTTGATSPISKEEILDFMVIPHNRNSVRFHQ from the coding sequence ATGCCGAAGAAAATTGCAGCATTTGGTGAGTTACTTTGGGACCTTCTTCCTAACAGAAAGGTCTTGGGTGGAGCGCCTGCTAACTTTATTTACCGGATTAATTCTTTCGGCGACAATGGCACTTTGCTCAGCAAAGTAGGAAACGATAAAGCCGGAAGAGAAGCCCGTGAAGCACTCAAAAGACTAGGGGTCTCAGATGAAAACATACAAACTGATTACGAATTTCCAACTGGCTCAGTAAAAGTGAAGATCGACAACTTTGGAAATGCCGACTACAACATTATTACTGATGTAGCATACGACCATATTGAGATTAATGCTGAAATGATAGATGCCTTTAGCCAAGCCTCCTGCGTTTGTTTTGGCACTTTGGTTCAACGTTATGGAATTTCAAAAAACACCTTGCGCGAATTGATACACGAGTCTCCGGATGTAGTCAAATTCCTGGATATAAACCTGCGAAATAACTGTTACACAGCGGCCAGCATCGAAGAAAGCCTGAAAATGGCAAACATTCTGAAAACGAATGACGAAGAACTACTGATCACTAAGAATTTGTTGAATTTAAAGCATGAAAATCTGAAAGAACTGGCGCAGGAAACCATTGAAAAATACAACCTTGAGATTATTCTATGCACACTTGGATCGAATGGTGCATTCTGCCTGACCAATGATGACGTATTCTATTACGATTCAGGATACCAAATTAGTTTGGGTGACACTGTTGGATCAGGTGATGCTTTCTCTGCCGGATTTGTTCATTATTACATGAATGACCGTCCTATAGAAGAAGCCCTAAGTTTTGGAAATGCTGCTGGTGCAATGGTAGCCACAACAACCGGAGCAACTTCGCCTATTAGTAAAGAAGAAATTCTCGACTTTATGGTAATTCCCCACAACAGGAATTCAGTAAGGTTTCATCAGTAA
- a CDS encoding acyl carrier protein phosphodiesterase — translation MNYLAHIYLSGDSDEILLGNFIADYVKGNKYLEYPEQVSYGIRLHRSIDLFTDQHPLVKECMNMLKPGYGRYAGIVTDVFFDHFLAANWNQYSECTLRQFSKHAHAVFLSNFLLLPFRVKQFLPFLIQHKRLESYAHRDSMFQVLEIMSRRTSLPANSEWAMQVLHQEYDQFDALFRSFFAEMIDYVETDFGIIILRPEIKRPIIELRRT, via the coding sequence ATGAATTATTTGGCTCATATTTATTTATCAGGAGATTCCGACGAGATTTTGCTTGGGAATTTTATAGCTGATTATGTGAAAGGGAATAAATATCTTGAGTATCCGGAACAGGTGTCGTATGGAATTCGTCTTCATCGGAGCATCGACTTGTTTACCGACCAACATCCGCTTGTAAAAGAATGTATGAATATGCTGAAGCCTGGTTATGGTCGCTATGCCGGAATTGTGACAGATGTTTTTTTTGATCATTTTTTGGCTGCTAACTGGAATCAGTATTCAGAATGTACTTTACGGCAATTTTCGAAACATGCGCATGCCGTTTTTTTATCCAATTTTTTACTTCTTCCATTTCGGGTCAAGCAGTTTCTGCCTTTCCTGATTCAGCACAAACGGCTCGAATCGTATGCTCATCGGGATTCGATGTTTCAGGTTCTGGAAATCATGTCGCGTCGGACTTCTTTGCCGGCTAACAGCGAATGGGCGATGCAGGTTTTACATCAGGAATATGATCAGTTTGATGCTTTATTCCGCAGTTTCTTTGCTGAAATGATTGACTATGTCGAGACTGATTTTGGAATCATTATTTTGCGACCCGAAATCAAAAGACCAATAATAGAACTTCGGAGAACCTAA
- the rodA gene encoding rod shape-determining protein RodA — protein MEKKNNVWENVDWITIGIYLAMMLIGWINIYAAVYNEEHKSIFDSTQQYGKQLMWIGAAIFIAVLMINTDSKFFVAFAFPIYIAIIFLLILVPFIGTTINGAKSWIQIGGFLLQPSEFMKMATSLALARYISSYNFKMHSWKSLLTMAGILFVPVGLIFLQNDTGSAIVFGVFLLVLYREGLNGIVLFFTFLIALVFILTMVLDPLPTIIILTVAAFLINYLLKKKLQRTLIGIAVFTGIFGSLWLLNSILGGSVSSVFFILVAAIITSGLFFTWAILLHKRSLAILIGIYLGSVLFSVSVDYVFHNIMEEHQRNRINELLGIQTDIHGTGYHVNQSKIAIGSGGFFGKGFLQGTQTKFDFVPEQSTDFIFCTVGEEWGFLGSVTVIGLFLGLLMRLIYLAERNRSKFSRVYGYCVASILFFHFAINIGMTIGLAPVVGIPLPFFSYGGSSLWSFTLLLFVFIRLDASRFEQLSF, from the coding sequence GTGGAAAAGAAAAACAACGTTTGGGAAAATGTCGACTGGATAACCATAGGCATATATCTGGCCATGATGCTTATTGGCTGGATAAATATTTATGCCGCTGTTTATAATGAAGAGCACAAAAGCATTTTCGATTCGACCCAGCAATATGGCAAACAGTTGATGTGGATTGGTGCTGCGATTTTCATTGCGGTACTGATGATTAACACTGACTCGAAGTTCTTTGTAGCTTTTGCCTTCCCAATTTATATCGCCATCATTTTTTTATTGATATTGGTACCATTTATTGGCACGACCATAAATGGTGCGAAATCGTGGATACAGATTGGAGGATTTTTACTCCAGCCATCCGAATTTATGAAAATGGCAACATCGCTTGCCCTTGCCCGATATATCAGTTCGTACAACTTCAAAATGCACAGTTGGAAATCTTTACTGACAATGGCGGGTATTCTTTTCGTACCTGTTGGCCTCATATTTTTGCAGAACGACACCGGTTCTGCAATCGTGTTTGGAGTATTTCTTTTGGTACTTTACCGTGAAGGTCTTAACGGAATCGTTTTGTTTTTTACCTTCCTGATTGCCCTGGTCTTCATTTTAACCATGGTGTTAGATCCACTTCCTACGATCATCATTTTAACCGTTGCAGCTTTCTTAATTAATTATTTGCTGAAAAAGAAATTGCAGCGCACCTTGATTGGGATTGCAGTATTTACAGGCATTTTCGGTTCTCTGTGGCTTCTCAATTCAATTTTAGGCGGTTCTGTCAGTTCTGTCTTTTTCATCCTGGTAGCAGCCATAATTACTTCCGGGTTATTTTTCACCTGGGCTATTCTTTTGCACAAGCGTAGCTTGGCTATTCTAATTGGCATCTACCTTGGGAGTGTTCTCTTCTCGGTATCGGTCGACTATGTATTCCACAACATCATGGAAGAACACCAACGAAACAGGATTAACGAATTACTGGGAATTCAGACCGACATTCATGGTACAGGATACCATGTAAACCAATCAAAAATTGCGATCGGCTCGGGTGGATTTTTTGGGAAAGGTTTTCTTCAGGGAACTCAAACCAAATTCGATTTTGTGCCTGAACAAAGTACCGATTTTATCTTTTGTACCGTTGGCGAAGAATGGGGATTTTTAGGTTCAGTAACTGTTATTGGACTATTTCTTGGTTTACTGATGAGGCTCATTTATCTTGCCGAACGTAACCGTTCCAAATTCAGCCGGGTTTATGGATATTGTGTGGCCTCAATTCTTTTCTTTCACTTTGCAATAAACATCGGGATGACCATTGGCCTCGCCCCGGTTGTTGGGATACCTCTCCCCTTTTTTAGTTACGGAGGTTCTTCTCTTTGGTCGTTCACCTTACTTTTATTTGTATTCATCAGACTCGATGCCAGCAGATTTGAGCAATTGAGTTTCTAG